A region from the Inhella inkyongensis genome encodes:
- a CDS encoding secretin N-terminal domain-containing protein: MTRAQSPISLCLATLALSACTSQPKDLESLHFKKTPVFQATDSRSKPEEANLIPSLQASEAPTFMPPRQVGSGEKAISSRSANFPDDTEEVSIAIEQTPLPMFVQILYGNVLKRPYSLDPAVGTRTDPVTFKTSRPLSKKRMAELAVSLLRSYQLQVEDLEGLIKISPQQQGPISSNILMSGKQLGDGTPSFNAIHHYVEMEYVRNSEVVQWLRQIMGQRVQIQEDNARNALLISGQAGEVRAALTIIQSFDQPRMRGRIAARVTPSYASPTDLAQKLTDVLNAQGIAAGGNSGATQATVLLLPVPSISSVFVFATNQALLDHTLHWAAELDKAPIGTATVRGGLFTYAVKYADAKSLALTLGEVLGGAGSQPTAPSGASAQQPTRSSFGRVTVNNATNTLIIRGTSAEEQQQLIDLLRELDRPTKSAWIEVVVAEVTTDAKEELGVSWSGNNQTAVGSAGSRSGSLNGSGFNLGMVNDARTVMANLSLLSSKGKGRILSNPRVLARNGESATISVGREVPVVTSVQSTGQTSSGGLFGGNQLGVLQQIQYRSTGVILQVRPVINSGNRMDLEVSQEVSSAEATTTGVSSSPTISNRRIDTKISLRDGSTVLLGGLILNNGKISADGLPFLKDLPVIGGVFGKRSDVSSETELLVMITPHVINDDYEAEEVAQAVRKSYGSWVQSLPVSRVALEPEPRTEVAPTMNPNPSPRSPASSDLGFSKIPVRKTPSLANKSDSQPDEMDSSDIVTSRPITRQTQSSPTPNSNERINQAAPEKAAPQKGASHSEPSRTTESGKSVTLPGGIQGKEVTDQKLLDEIKKAIGNK, translated from the coding sequence ATGACCCGCGCTCAATCACCCATCAGCCTCTGCTTGGCCACACTAGCGCTTAGCGCTTGCACCTCTCAGCCGAAGGACTTGGAATCTTTACACTTCAAGAAGACTCCCGTTTTTCAGGCGACCGACAGTCGGAGCAAGCCAGAAGAAGCAAATCTAATTCCGAGCCTGCAGGCGTCAGAAGCCCCAACCTTCATGCCACCCCGCCAAGTAGGCTCAGGTGAAAAGGCCATCAGCAGCAGATCAGCCAATTTCCCGGACGACACTGAAGAAGTGAGCATTGCCATCGAGCAAACTCCTCTTCCAATGTTTGTTCAGATTTTGTACGGCAACGTACTGAAGCGCCCATATTCACTTGATCCGGCCGTAGGAACACGCACTGATCCCGTGACCTTCAAAACGTCTCGACCGCTCAGTAAAAAGCGCATGGCGGAATTGGCAGTCAGCCTCTTGCGGAGCTATCAACTACAAGTTGAAGACTTGGAAGGGTTGATAAAGATTTCGCCACAGCAGCAAGGTCCAATTAGCTCCAACATTTTAATGAGTGGAAAACAGCTTGGCGATGGAACACCAAGCTTCAATGCCATCCATCACTATGTAGAGATGGAGTACGTACGGAACAGCGAGGTTGTTCAGTGGCTCCGTCAAATCATGGGCCAGCGGGTTCAGATTCAGGAAGACAATGCAAGAAACGCTTTGTTGATAAGCGGACAAGCAGGCGAGGTGCGTGCGGCGCTTACCATTATTCAGAGTTTCGATCAACCAAGAATGCGGGGCCGAATTGCCGCACGCGTAACACCCAGTTACGCGAGCCCGACGGATCTCGCTCAGAAGCTGACCGATGTGCTGAATGCCCAGGGCATTGCGGCCGGAGGCAATTCCGGCGCGACGCAAGCAACAGTTTTACTCCTGCCCGTCCCTTCTATTTCCAGCGTCTTTGTCTTTGCAACCAATCAAGCATTGCTCGACCATACGCTGCATTGGGCAGCAGAGCTGGATAAGGCGCCGATTGGCACGGCTACGGTCCGTGGCGGCCTTTTCACCTATGCTGTGAAGTATGCTGATGCGAAATCCCTCGCCTTAACTCTCGGCGAAGTGCTCGGGGGAGCAGGAAGCCAGCCCACAGCTCCGTCGGGGGCCTCAGCGCAACAGCCGACGAGAAGCAGCTTTGGGCGCGTAACCGTAAATAACGCCACAAATACATTGATCATCCGCGGCACCAGTGCCGAAGAGCAACAACAACTGATTGATCTGCTACGGGAGCTGGATCGACCGACAAAATCGGCATGGATCGAAGTAGTGGTTGCAGAGGTGACCACTGACGCCAAAGAAGAACTCGGAGTTAGCTGGTCCGGCAACAATCAGACTGCGGTGGGCAGTGCTGGAAGCCGCTCTGGATCGCTGAACGGAAGCGGATTCAATCTTGGTATGGTCAATGACGCTAGAACCGTAATGGCCAATCTCAGTCTTCTGTCGTCAAAAGGCAAAGGCCGAATTCTTTCGAATCCAAGAGTTCTGGCTCGAAACGGGGAGTCCGCGACCATTTCGGTGGGGCGTGAAGTTCCAGTAGTTACCAGCGTGCAGAGCACCGGACAAACCTCCAGCGGTGGGCTTTTTGGAGGTAATCAGCTAGGCGTACTCCAGCAGATTCAATATCGATCCACCGGTGTGATCCTGCAGGTTAGACCGGTAATCAACTCAGGCAACAGGATGGATTTAGAGGTATCGCAGGAGGTTAGTAGCGCCGAAGCCACGACCACTGGCGTTAGTAGCTCGCCCACTATCTCCAACCGCCGCATCGATACCAAGATATCGCTGCGGGACGGATCCACGGTACTCCTGGGCGGACTAATCTTGAACAACGGGAAAATCAGCGCGGATGGCTTACCGTTCCTTAAGGACCTACCTGTAATAGGTGGTGTTTTTGGAAAGAGGTCTGATGTTTCCTCGGAGACGGAGTTGCTCGTCATGATCACACCGCATGTGATAAATGATGATTACGAAGCAGAGGAAGTCGCGCAGGCAGTAAGAAAGAGCTATGGAAGTTGGGTCCAAAGTTTGCCAGTTTCGCGGGTGGCCCTTGAACCAGAGCCCAGAACAGAAGTTGCGCCGACGATGAACCCGAATCCATCGCCGCGCTCCCCTGCAAGCTCTGATCTTGGTTTCTCAAAGATTCCAGTCCGGAAGACGCCATCGCTTGCCAACAAATCGGATTCACAGCCTGATGAAATGGATTCTTCGGACATTGTAACCAGCCGACCAATTACTCGCCAAACTCAGAGCAGCCCCACGCCCAACTCGAATGAGCGCATTAATCAGGCCGCGCCTGAAAAGGCTGCGCCACAAAAAGGCGCTTCGCATTCTGAACCCAGCAGAACAACAGAGAGCGGGAAGTCCGTAACCCTGCCGGGGGGTATTCAAGGAAAAGAAGTCACCGACCAGAAACTGCTTGATGAGATTAAGAAAGCGATTGGCAATAAGTAG